TAACCTCAGCCTTGGCTCTGGTTTGATACCGGCTTCCTTTTTCGAGCTTGCTTAATAAGACAACCTCCAGGCTGTCAATCTCAGTCATCAGCTTTTGGGCTTGCTGAAAAGATTTGGTTACCACAGGTTTGCTGTTTTTCCACGGTCTGTCAACGGTAAATTCCTTTTTCAAAGTATCGTATTTTACCGTATGGGTGACTTTTATGTCGGCGATACTCTTATCCGGCCAGAAATTTCGAACTCTGTATAAATTCACATAAAATGAAAAAGTCGCCGGTGCTCCACTTAAAATAGCCTTCTTCAGTTTTTCTCTGAAGGCGCCTTCCACATTGAAATATATGAGGAGATCGTCACGTGTATTTGAGATATTTATATTTACCAGTTTTGCATCCTGGGCAAAAGCAGGCGTCTGAAAAAGAAAGAGCGAGCTAAGAAGTATGATAAATATTTTTCGATTCATTAGATGTGTTATATCAACATATAAAAGATAGAGAAGGACTACAAAAATATTCCATCCGAATTTATATCGAAAACTCTCTTAAATTGCAAGAGATTTTGGTCGCAATTGTTCAAGTTCCGCAGAATCGTTGATTGTGCAGGTTTCCCATGATTTTTTCTGGGAAAAGAATTTTTCAAGAAAGGCATGGTTAAAGGCGTGTCCTGACTTAACCACAATCAAATGGCCTAAGACCGGCATTCCAAGCAGGGAAAAATCTCCGAGGCAGTCAAGAATTTTGTGTCGTACGAATTCATTTTCGAATCGCAAACCATCTTCATTCACTATGCTGTCCTTATCGATCACCACTGCATTTTCCAGGGAGCCTCCAAGGGCAAGGCCATAACGTTTCATATATTCTACTTCATGCAAAAAACCAAAGGTTCTGGCCCTGGAAATGGTGCTTTCAAAGATTTTATCCGACAAATCTATGGAATAGGTTTGTTTCTTTATCAGGGGATGATTAAACTCAATGGTGTAGGTAATTTTAAAAGTATTGGAAGGATATACGCAAACCGACTTATCCCCTTCTTCGAGCGCAATCGGTTTTTTTATCAAAAAAAAATGCCTGGGTGCAGACTGCTTTTTTATTCCCGCCTTTTTTATCAGATCGATAAAAGGCGCGGCACTGCCATCCATGACAGGAACTTCGTAGGCGTCAAGTTCAACCAAGGCATTATCTATTGAAAGACCTGCAAAACTGGCCATCAGATGCTCTATGGTTGACACAA
This genomic stretch from Thermodesulfobacteriota bacterium harbors:
- a CDS encoding DUF4390 domain-containing protein, with product MNRKIFIILLSSLFLFQTPAFAQDAKLVNINISNTRDDLLIYFNVEGAFREKLKKAILSGAPATFSFYVNLYRVRNFWPDKSIADIKVTHTVKYDTLKKEFTVDRPWKNSKPVVTKSFQQAQKLMTEIDSLEVVLLSKLEKGSRYQTRAKAEVSKLTLPFYLHYVLFFVSLWDFETDWYTIDFIY
- the lpxC gene encoding UDP-3-O-acyl-N-acetylglucosamine deacetylase, encoding MYFSQRTIKQPVNCTGIGLHSGKKVNLVIKPAPVNHGIKFIRTDLLNNPGITAHFNQVVDTSLATVIGSDGCIVSTIEHLMASFAGLSIDNALVELDAYEVPVMDGSAAPFIDLIKKAGIKKQSAPRHFFLIKKPIALEEGDKSVCVYPSNTFKITYTIEFNHPLIKKQTYSIDLSDKIFESTISRARTFGFLHEVEYMKRYGLALGGSLENAVVIDKDSIVNEDGLRFENEFVRHKILDCLGDFSLLGMPVLGHLIVVKSGHAFNHAFLEKFFSQKKSWETCTINDSAELEQLRPKSLAI